Proteins from a genomic interval of Alosa alosa isolate M-15738 ecotype Scorff River chromosome 8, AALO_Geno_1.1, whole genome shotgun sequence:
- the ankef1a gene encoding ankyrin repeat and EF-hand domain-containing protein 1a, with translation MMASPVARGRLEELQVYRLLQCVHEDNKLQIEKLITRGVDNLLNLTEPRQGKGAMHIAAVANNTDMLDFLLSHGASPNVQDKSGKTPVMLAAELGHDGAVALLVKHKANVSLLDKDGKGVLFYCIYPTKRHMRCMHAVLKALSDINNVSLTGQHVLHLACAQADSCLPMCLLLLERGAHPDARDEATGRTALMEAARVGSVELVRSILRGGADPNALDKTNLHAAHFAAEGGFFEVIQVLCAYGADVGAVTKAGETPLHYAARGGHAECCRFLAQRGCNPKLKNEEGLLARQIAKDNGHKAAVKELKKAERLHGKFSRPGVPNPNETWALALYDWSQEHEVTLRKAFDESGDCIKETVSTETFEAVLQDLKAPVEEYQLHKVILAHDRRREGVININDFFKGLKYLQKAVVMASYGPKKKKKGGKGGKKGKKAKFTLPFPICTIPPELIYRRADGGPPTFMVEAYHHHTDPNRFSRDHPPKHPIEDDSAWYVDEPEKIYVNVTYCAKTGDLESLQLAFREGVPVDVKDRFYKTPLMTACAYGNYEVAQFLINLGADVNAKDQFSWTPLHHACHAGQLNITELLVESGSQVDTPALSGATPLMRAIESCRPACVEYLIKAGAKVNAKNKKEQNCLDIAWAYADLRVVDLVKAKMDTLPKPKENKRGKAAKPQPKPRPATTSAKEKLSQVAPSSTSMPPADSSLTQKAAAEKSKDDKETVIMYNTRLNNGTLRPVDISFRPRTVWSNLLTTSDLIQRRERRRERLSHEVDFDDFLMPFSQNLRRKVAQTQEGSA, from the exons ATGATGGCGAGTCCAGTGGCAAGAGGTCGCTTGGAGGAGCTGCAGGTCTACCGGTTGCTACAGTGTGTCCACGAGGACAACAAACTACAAATAGAGAAATTAATCACCCGCGGCGTGGACAACCTCCTCAACCTCACCGAACCTCGCCAGGGCAAAGGAGCTATGCACATAGCAGCCGTGGCTAACAACACAGACATGCTGGACTTCCTGCTGTCCCACGGAGCAAGTCCAAATGTTCAGGACAAGAGTGGGAAAACACCTGTCATGCTAGCCGCGGAGTTAGGGCATGATGGTGCAGTAGCGCTGCTGGTGAAGCACAAGGCTAACGTGAGCCTGCTGGACAAGGATGGGAAAG GGGTCCTCTTCTATTGCATCTACCCCACCAAGCGCCACATGCGCTGCATGCACGCGGTGCTGAAGGCTCTGTCTGACATCAACAATGTGTCCCTGACTGGCCAGCACGTCCTGCACCTCGCCTGCGCACAGGCTGACAGCTGCCTACCCATGTGCCTACTCCTGCTGGAGAGAGGCGCTCACCCTGATGCCAgggatgag GCCACGGGGCGCACTGCTCTGATGGAGGCGGCCAGGGTGGGCAGCGTGGAGCTGGTGCGGAGCATCCTCAGAGGGGGCGCCGACCCCAACGCGCTCGACAAGACCAACCTCCACGCTGCCCACTTTGCAGCGGAAGGCGGGTTCTTTGAG GTTATTCAGGTGCTCTGTGCGTATGGGGCAGACGTGGGAGCAGTGACCAAAGCAGGAGAAACTCCTCTGCACTACGCAGCACGCGGTGGGCACGCCGAGTGCTGCCGCTTTCTCGCTCAGAGAG GCTGCAATCCCAAATTAAAAAATGAAGAAGGCCTTCTGGCTCGGCAGATTGCCAAGGACAATGGCCACAAAGCTGCGGTGAAGGAGCTGAAGAAAGCAGAGAGGCTGCACGGGAAGTTCTCTCGACCTGGCGTGCCCAATCCCAACGAGACCTGGGCCCTGGCGCTCTACGACTGGTCCCAGGAGCATGAGGTCACCCTGAGGAAAGCCTTCGACGAGTCGGGGGACTGCATCAAGGAGACGGTCTCCACGGAGACGTTCGAGGCGGTCCTGCAGGATCTCAAGGCCCCCGTGGAAGAGTATCAGCTCCACAAGGTGATCCTCGCCCATGACCGCAGGCGCGAGGGCGTCATCAACATCAACGACTTCTTCAAGGGCCTCAAGTATCTGCAGAAGGCCGTCGTCATGGCCTCCTATGGgcccaagaagaagaagaaggggggGAAAGGAGGCAAAAAGGGCAAGAAGGCCAAATTCACCCTCCCCTTTCCCATCTGCACCATCCCCCCTGAGCTCATCTACCGGAGGGCCGATGGTGGTCCTCCGACCTTCATGGTGGAGGCGtaccaccaccacacagacCCCAACCGGTTTAGCCGCGACCACCCACCCAAGCACCCCATCGAGGACGACTCGGCCTGGTACGTGGACGAGCCGGAGAAGATCTACGTCAACGTGACCTACTGCGCCAAGACGGGCGACCTGGAGTCGCTTCAGCTGGCCTTCCGGGAGGGCGTTCCTGTGGACGTGAAGGACCGCTTCTACAAGACGCCACTCATGACGGCCTGTGCTTATGGAAACTACGAGGTGGCCCAGTTCCTGATCAACCTGGG GGCTGATGTGAATGCCAAGGACCAGTTCAGCTGGACGCCACTGCACCACGCCTGCCATGCCGGCCAGCTGAACATCACGGAGCTGCTGGTGGAGTCGGGCTCCCAGGTGGACACGCCTGCTCTGAGCGGAGCCACGCCCCTCATGAGGGCCATCGAGAGCTGCAGGCCGGCGTGCGTGGAGTACCTCATCAAGGCCGGCGCCAAGGTGAACGCCAAGAACAAGAAAG AGCAGAACTGCTTGGACATCGCCTGGGCCTATGCAGACCTGAGGGTGGTGGACTTGGTCAAGGCCAAGATGGATACCCTGCCCAAGCCAAAGGAGAACAAGAGAGGGAAAGCAGCCAAGCCGCAGCCTAAACCCAGGCCAGCCACCACCTCAGCCAAGGAGAAG CTGAGCCAAGTTGCCCCCAGTAGCACATCAATGCCACCTGCAGACAGCTCCTTGACCCAGAAGGCTGCGGCAGAGAAGAGCAAAGATGACAAAGAGACTGTGATCATGTACAACACCCGGCTGAACAACGGCACTCTCAGACCTGTGGACATCAGCTTTAGACCCCGGACG GTGTGGAGTAACCTGCTGACCACCAGCGATTTGATCCAGCGTCGGGAGAGGAGGCGCGAACGGCTCAGCCACGAGGTGGACTTTGACGACTTCCTCATGCCCTTCAGCCAGAACCTGCGGAGGAAGGTGGCCCAGACCCAGGAGGGTTCTGCCTGA
- the emilin1a gene encoding EMILIN-1a, whose protein sequence is MAVVVYLLLAFAFPGCMSAGGYGPRYGQLADYGQLRSVAQNGLRAASRHRNWCAYVVTKTISCVMEDGVETYVKPDYQRCAYGQCSRVVAYRTYRRPKYKVAYRMATEMEWKCCHGYSGDDCSDGPSGGTEVQTGGGGTHPSQTGHGTEGGQQGGEGRGDSDKMRQLEEKIESLTKDLYNLQSTMHGMSERLHEESRRGGQSGGRNPADAAQPLIKETIHSIQAKLDHLDNMTRVHDRTLTDINNHLVNGNGGGNELDSGSDRYSTLKEEILRELEERVALSCSACHAGVDELRRQQQEDRERIRALEKLVSSMDQHHRQSLDIIRQQVMRSQGCCDSLDDLERRLDGVERKVSSTSESYDILRTRFDKELNRTNGNGGRGSKVTEDKLNTRLRDLERRINGTVKKAEQKCSQTENNLRNSLQKELGNTRNIYNSRLDEHHSRIGRVEADVRYLQDTVYDHSGRLNHLDNITSIMTSKLTSAVSLCTESCGPQGRGRQTEDSVKTLQWRVIANEKDIKTFDTRLKDLSMSGDSLMDRVKDLSRDVNRIKTLTGDNGEHFNRIVNEVEDLARSMEDCSVCSSVQRDLQAFKNATNDALVRWQGEVTSLRNRVDNDESTCSQVCSNLQEEVGKLKEDVEKCRGQCRTAITDLNARKTDMDGHHVVTGNLGKDLRSIQGEISGFIQTFSSINDTLKGLGRTVHKHDGTITDLGNTKNQIVTEINRLQEDLDDHIEDSKVRFDNLGDDIKRFGSNLVVEMEDCRRSKEGLDKRITKMEDMCGRLDMVSDSIQKIKDGLNKHVSGLWECVNGLNATVISHGETIDIHSVDLENIHDQIHGLNSSILRILDDVQDFTHQDFVGPPGPPGPQGERGYQGLPGQRGLPGREGPQGKQGLKGPMGPPGLRGEEGPPGQDAHVPRLSFSAALTRPQTTSGTIIFDKTLVNERRAYNPRSGMFTAPVKGRYFFSAILTGHKNVKIEAVLSKSNFGIARGDSAGYQPEGLEKPMAETRLIPGSLVVFNIILPLEAGDTVCIDLVTGKLAHSVEPLTIFSGVLLYEEKDI, encoded by the exons GAACTGGTGTGCCTACGTTGTGACGAAGACCATCAGCTGTGTGATGGAGGATGGCGTGGAGACCTACGTGAAGCCGGACTACCAGCGTTGTGCTTATGGCCAGTGCTCCCGCGTGGTGGC ATACCGGACGTACCGAAGGCCAAAATACAAGGTGGCCTACAGGATGGCGACAGAAATGGAATGGAAGTGTTGTCATGGATACTCTGGTGATGATTGCAGCGACGGCCCCAGTGGAGGGACGGAGGTCcagactggggggggggggacgcaTCCTTCCCAGACGGGCCATGGGACAGAAGGTGGACAGCAAGGGGGAGAAG GGAGAGGAGACAGTGACAAAATGAGACAGCTCGAGGAGAAGATTGAGAGTTTGACCAAGGACCTCTACAACCTGCAGTCCACTATGCACGGCATGAGCGAGCGACTGCACGAGGAGTCCCGTCGTGGAGGGCAGAGCGGTGGCAGGAACCCCGCCGACGCAGCCCAGCCTCTCATCAAGGAGACCATCCACAGCATCCAGGCCAAGCTGGACCATCTGGACAACATGACCCGCGTCCACGACCGCACCCTCACAGACATCAACAACCACCTGGTCAACGGCAACGGGGGCGGCAACGAGCTGGACAGCGGCAGCGATCGCTACAGCACGCTGAAGGAGGAGATCCTGCGGGAGCTGGAGGAGCGGGTGGCCCTGTCGTGCTCGGCGTGCCACGCCGGCGTGGACGAGCTCAGGCGGCAGCAGCAGGAAGACCGCGAGCGGATCCGGGCGCTGGAGAAGCTCGTGAGCTCCATGGACCAGCACCACCGCCAGTCGCTGGACATCATCCGGCAGCAGGTGATGCGCTCCCAGGGCTGCTGCGACTCTCTGGACGATCTGGAGCGCCGGCTGGACGGCGTGGAGCGGAAGGTGAGCTCGACGTCGGAGTCGTACGACATTCTCCGCACCCGGTTCGACAAAGAGCTGAACAGGACGAATGGAAATGGTGGGAGAGGTTCAAAGGTCACGGAGGACAAGCTGAACACTCGGCTGAGGGACCTGGAGCGGCGGATTAACGGAACAGTGAAAAAGGCCGAGCAGAAGTGCTCCCAGACGGAGAACAATCTGAGGAACTCTCTTCAGAAAGAACTCGGGAACACCAGGAACATTTACAACAGCCGTCTGGATGAGCACCATTCCAGAATAGGTAGGGTGGAGGCAGACGTGCGGTATTTGCAGGACACCGTTTATGACCACAGTGGACGCTTGAACCACCTGGATAACATAACATCCATAATGACCAGCAAACTAACGTCAGCGGTCAGCTTGTGCACGGAATCCTGTGGTCCACAGGGCAGAGGCCGCCAGACGGAAGATAGCGTAAAGACCCTGCAGTGGAGGGTCATTGCCAACGAGAAGGACATCAAGACGTTCGACACTCGACTTAAGGATCTCTCCATGTCCGGGGATTCGCTCATGGACCGCGTCAAGGACCTCAGCCGTGATGTGAATCGCATCAAAACCCTGACCGGGGACAACGGCGAACACTTCAACAGGATTGTGAACGAGGTGGAGGACCTGGCGCGCAGCATGGAGGACTGCAGTGTCTGCAGCTCGGTGCAGAGGGACCTGCAAGCCTTCAAGAACGCCACCAATGACGCCCTGGTGAGGTGGCAGGGTGAGGTCACCAGTCTGAGGAATAGAGTGGACAATGATGAGAGCACCTGCTCTCAGGTGTGCTCCAACCTGCAGGAGGAAGTGGGGAAGCTGAAAGAGGACGTGGAGAAGTGTCGCGGACAGTGCCGTACGGCCATCACTGACCTCAACGCCCGTAAAACGGACATGGACGGACATCACGTCGTCACTGGAAATCTAGGCAAGGACCTCAGGTCCATTCAAGGAGAAATTTCTGGATTCATCCAGACTTTTAGCTCCATCAATGACACACTGAAAGGGCTCGGCCGCACTGTCCACAAGCATGATGGTACCATCACTGACCTGGGCAACACCAAGAACCAGATCGTCACAGAGATTAACAGGTTGCAGGAGGACCTGGACGATCACATTGAGGACAGCAAGGTGCGTTTCGACAATTTGGGCGATGATATTAAGCGCTTTGGCAGCAACCTGGTCGTGGAAATGGAGGACTGTCGACGCTCCAAGGAAGGACTGGACAAGAGGATCACCAAAATGGAGGACATGTGCGGCCGCCTGGACATGGTCTCGGACAGCATACAGAAGATCAAGGACGGGCTGAACAAACATGTCTCGGGGTTGTGGGAGTGTGTCAATGGGCTCAACGCCACTGTGATCTCCCATGGCGAGACCATCGACATTCACAGCGTAGACCTGGAGAACATCCATGACCAGATCCATGGCCTCAACTCCTCCATACTCCGTATCCTTGACGACGTCCAGGACTTCACCCATCAGGACTTTGTTG GACCCCCTGGACCTCCAGGCccacagggggagagagggtaCCAGGGGCTCCCTGGGCAGAGAGGTCTTCCGGGACGTGAGGGACCTCAGGGCAAACAAGGCCTAAAAGGGCCGATGGGACCACCAG GCCTGAGGGGAGAGGAAG GTCCACCTGGACAGGATGCACATGTGCCCAGGCTGTCGTTCTCTGCTGCCCTCACGCGACCTCAGACTACTTCTGGCACCATCATTTTCGATAAGACTCTGGTCAATGAGAGACGAGCATATAACCCAAGAAGTG GTATGTTCACAGCACCTGTGAAGGGCAGGTACTTCTTCAGCGCCATCCTGACGGGTCACAAGAATGTGAAGATCGAGGCTGTGCTCTCCAAGTCCAACTTTGGCATCGCCCGTGGCGACTCGGCGGGCTACCAGCCCGAGGGCCTGGAGAAGCCAATGGCCGAGACGCGCCTCATTCCCGGGTCGTTGGTGGTCTTCAACATCATCCTGCCCCTGGAGGCCGGTGACACCGTCTGCATTGACCTGGTCACCGGCAAACTGGCCCACTCTGTGGAGCCTCTCACTATCTTCAGTGGAGTTCTGCTGTACGAGGAGAAAGACATCTGA